From the genome of Malus sylvestris chromosome 6, drMalSylv7.2, whole genome shotgun sequence, one region includes:
- the LOC126627281 gene encoding 60S ribosomal protein L26-1: MKYNPRVTSSRRKNRKAHFTAPSSVRRVLMSAPLSTDLRSKYNVRSMPVRKDDEVQVVRGTYKGREGKVVQVYRRKWVIHIERITREKVNGSTVNVGINPSKVVITKLRLDKDRKSLLDRKAKGRAAADKDKGTKFTAEDIMQNVD, encoded by the coding sequence atgaAGTACAATCCCCGCGTCACCAGCTCCCGCCGGAAGAACCGCAAGGCTCACTTCACCGCGCCGTCCAGCGTGCGCCGCGTGCTGATGAGCGCGCCTCTCTCCACTGACCTCCGCTCCAAGTACAATGTCCGATCGATGCCGGTGCGCAAGGACGACGAGGTCCAGGTCGTGCGTGGGACCTATAAGGGCCGCGAGGGCAAGGTCGTCCAGGTGTACCGCCGGAAGTGGGTCATCCACATCGAGCGGATCACCCGAGAGAAGGTGAACGGGTCCACCGTCAATGTCGGCATCAACCCCTCCAAGGTCGTCATCACCAAGCTCCGCCTCGACAAGGACCGCAAGTCTCTGCTCGACCGCAAGGCCAAGGGCCGCGCCGCCGCTGACAAGGACAAGGGCACCAAGTTCACCGCAGAGGATATCATGCAGAACGTCGATTGA